The stretch of DNA GCACGCTGGGCACCCAGAACCTCCAGGCGGAGGTCGCGTCCCTGATCATCGTCTCCGGACTGATCGTGGTGTTCTGCCTGTTCCGGGACCGGCGCGAGCACCAGCTGGCGCAGAGCCGGGTCGTGGCCCAGGCCGTCCAGGACGTGCTCTTCCCACCCCTGCCCGAGCGCAGCGGCCCCCTGCGGATCGCCTGCCTGTACCTCGCCGCCCAGGACGAGGCCACCATGGGCGGGGACCTCTACGCCGCCGCCCGCACCGGACACAGCACCCGGCTGCTCATCGCCGACGTGCGGGGCAAGGGACTGCCCGCGATCAGCCATGCGGCACTGCTGCTCGGCGCCTTCCGCGCGGCGGCGCACCGACGGCCCTCGCTGCCGCGTCTGGCCGTGCACCTGGACGGCGCGATGCGCTGGGAGTTCCGGCAGTGGCAGACCGCGCAGATGCTCGACACCGACGAGTCCTTCGCCACCGCCCTGCTCGTGGACATCCCCGACAGCGAGCCCGTGCTGCACCTCCTCAACTGCGGCCATCCGTCCCCGCTGCTCATCGGCGCGGAGACTGTTGCCCCCCTGACCGCGCAGGTCGTCGCACCACCGCTGGGCCTGGGGGAACTGTCCGAAGCCTTGGACTACGTGGTCGCCTCGTTCCCCTTCCTGCCCGGCGACACAGTGCTCCTGCACACCGACGGCGTCCTGGAGGCGCGCAACGCGCGGGGCGACTTCTACCCCCTCGCCGACCGGGCCGGCGCCTGGGTCACGGAACCGCCGGGGCTGGTGCTGCGCCGGCTGCACGACGACCTCGTCGCCTACACCCACGGCCACCTGGGCGACGACGCCGCGGCCGTCGCGATCCGCCGCGGCCCTTAGGGCCTCTCGTTGGGATCATGCCGGGCTCGCGGGCCCCGGCACCGTGCGGTGCGTCGCCGGCCATCGGTCACGGCGGCAGGCCGGACGGCTCGTGGGTTTCCGGGCGCCTCGCGATTGCGCCGTGTGCGATCGGGTACGCGTGCAGGGCCCGTGCCCGGCCGGTCACCTCCCGGGCGGGCCGCTCGACTGCCGCGACCAGGGAAACCGCCATGCAGACACCAGCGAACGACAACACCCCGACGCCCGCCCAGCAAGCGCTGGACGTGCTTGCCGAGAACGCCGAGGACACGGTGGCACTGGACACGCTCGCGAGCAGCGACGTGCTGGTCCCCGTGCCGGACGACGCGAGCGAGGAGGACGCCACCAACCCCACGGCGGTGGCCCTGCCCGTCCTCGAACAACCGGGCGGGGAGCCGGTGGTGCCCGTGTTCACCTCCGAACTGGAGATGTCCGACCTGCTGCCGTTCGTCTCCCGCTACCGGCTCGTACCGCTCGGCGCGCTCGCCTCCCAGTGGCCGGCCGACGACCTGTCGCTGACCATAGACGCCAGCTCGCCGCACGGTCTGACGCTCACCTCGGAGGGGGTGCGCAACCTGCTGGCCCGGCCGCAGGGCTGAGCGGCGCCGCGGGGAACAACCGGGCCGCCCGCCGGCCGGCGGCGGCACCACGGCTGGCGGCCGGCTCAGGCGTCCTGGAGGAGGCCGATGAGGTTGCCGTCGGCGTCCTTCGCCGAGGCGATCAGCCGGCCGCCGCCGACGTCCTGCACGTCCTGAAGTACCTCGGCGCCCGCGACCACCAGCGCCGCCAGCCGGGCCCTGATGTCGTCGACGTGCCAGTACGGCACCGGTCCGGTCATGCCCTTGGCGTGTCCGTTCGGGTCGAGCCCGACGTCCTGCCCGGCGGCCTTGAAACCGACGTAGTAGGGAGCGTCGGCGTACGGCTCGACCTCCAGCAGCGCGCTGAACAGGGCCTTCGCCCGCTCGAGGTCCTTGACGGGGTAGATGATCGTCTGCAGGCCGGCAGTCATGGCCATGGCGTACTCCTCGGTATGCGGCGGTATTCGGCTCTGCGTTCCGCAGAGGGAAGGGCCGACGTGTGCGTCGGTGGTTCCACGCTAGGCCGGGGAGGCGCGTGTGGCTTCTCCGATCCTGACCGGTTGCCGGGAAGCGTCACCCGCCTCGCCGTACACACCCCCGTCGGCGCGTGCGGTGCGGATCCGGTGGGGTTAGCCTGTAGCCCGGCCGCGACGGGTTCGCGGCGCGGCGGTGGGGCCCGCCGTACCTAACCGTGGCAGTGCTGCCGCCAACGGTCCCTACTCGCATCACAGGAGCGCTCCGGCATGTCCGGGCGCGGGCGAGCAGGAGACGTACGAGCATGACAGTCCCGGAAACCGACAGCCTTCGGGCGCGGATCAGTCCCGCACGGCGGCGTGCCTGGCGGACGCAGGCGCCGGTGGTCGCGGTGGTGGCACTCGGCGGAGCGCTCGGGGCCACCGCCCGGTACGCCGTCTCGCAGTGGCTGCCGACGCCGGCCGGGGGCTTTCCCTGGGCGATCTTCTGGGTCAACGCCTTCGGCTGCGCGGTGATCGGCGTCTTCATGGTGGTCATCACCGACGTGTGGGGCGCCCACCGCCTGGTCCGCCCGTTCTTCGGCACCGGCGTGCTCGGTGGCTTCACCACCTTCTCCACCTACGCCGTCGACATCCAGCGGCTGGTGGACTCCGGCCACGCCCGCATGGGGCTGGCATACCTCGCCGCGACCCCGTGCGCGGCCCTCGCGGCGGTGTGGCTGGCCATGACGGCGGCCCGCCGCGTCCTGAAGTGGAGGCAGCGATGACCAGGCTCACCGGCAGCGCGCTGCGCGTGACCGTCTTCATCGGAGAGAACGACACCTGGCACCACCGGCCCCTGTACTCCGAGATCGTCCACCGGGCCCACGCGGCGGGCCTCGCCGGCGCCAGCGTCTTCCGCGGTATCGAGGGGTTCGGCGCGACCTCCCTGATCCACACCTCGCGGCTGCTGTCGATGAGCGAGGACCTGCCGGTGGCGGTGGTGATCGTGGACACCGAGGAGCGGGTGCGGGCGTTCCTGCCGCAACTGGACGAACTGGTCGCCGAGGGACTGGTGATACTCGACGACTGCGAGGTCATCCGGTACGTCGGCCGCGCGGCCGGTTCCGGCGACGCGGGCGCGAAGGTCAGGAAGTCGTCGTGAACTGGCTGCTGGTGGTCCTCGGGGCCGCGGTCGGGGCGCCCCTGCGCTACCTCACCGACCGCGCGGTGCAGTCCCGGCACGACTCGGTGTTCCCCTGGGGCACCTTCGTGGTGAACGTCACCGGTTGCCTGATCCTCGGTCTGCTGACCGGCGCGGCGGCCGCCGGCGTCGCCGGGCCGCACCTGCAACTGCTCCTGGGCACCGGTCTGTGCGGGGCCCTGACCACGTACTCGACCTTCTCCTACGAGACGCTGCGGCTCACCGAGACCGGTGCGGGTTCCTACGCCCTCGCCAACGTCGTCGCCAGCGTCGCGGCGGGCCTCGGCGCGGCTTTCGCCGGGGTGTGGATCGCCGGAAGCCTCTGACGGTCGCCGCGGGTTCCGAGGCCGGTCACCTGACCGTCACCTCAGCACCGTAAGAGTGTCTACACCACTGTCGACCAACATCCCCAGAACTGGATCCCATGAGCGCCATCTCCGTCGGTCAGGCCGTCGTCCTCGGAGTCGTCGAGGGGGTGACCGAGTTCCTCCCCGTGTCCTCCACCGGCCATCTGAAGATCACCGAAGGGCTCATGGGCATCCCCGTCGACGACAAGTCGGTCGTCGCGTTCTCCGCCGTCATCCAGGTCGGTGCCATCGCCGCCGTGCTGGTGTACTTCTTCAAGGACATCGTGCGGATCATGTCCGCCTGGTTCCGCGGGCTGGCCAACCGGGGGGAGCGCTACCACCACGACTACAAGTTCGCCTGGTGGGTCATCTTCGCGACCATGCCGATCGTCGTGGTGGGCCTGGCCGCCAAGCCCTTCATCGAAGGGCCGCTCGGCTCCCTGTGGGTGGTCGCCGGCTCGCTGATCGCGGGCAGTGCCGTGATGTGGTGCGCGGACCAGATGGGCCGGCACAAGCGCGGTGAGGACGACACCTCCTTCAAGGACGCGATGCTGGTCGGCAGCTCGCAGATCCTCGCCCTGCTCTTCCCCGGCTTCTCCCGTTCCGGCGCCACCATGTCCACCGCGCTCATCCTGGACCTGGACCGCGTCGCCGCCACCCGCCTGTCCTTCTTCCTCGGCCTCCCGGCCCTGACCGGCGCCGGCATCTACGAGCTCAAGGACGCCCTCGGCGCGAGCGTGGGCGCCGTCCCGCTGGCCGTCGGCACCGTCGTGTCCTTCGTGGTCGCCTACGCCTCCATCGCCTGGCTGCTGAAGTTCGTCGCCAAGCACTCCTTCAACGCGTTCGTCGTCTACCGGATCCTGATCGGCCTGCTGCTGTTCGGCCTGCTCGGCACGGGTGTCCTCAGCGGCTGAGCACCGGATGGCGGCCGAGGCCCGCCGCCCGGCCCACCGACGCGGCGCAGGGGGACCGGCGGGAGGCACAATGGCGATCATGACGTCGTCCCCGACCTACCTGCCGGTCCTGGAGCGCATCGCCGAGGAGATCGAGCACACGCCCGGCCGCGGGCGCCCCGCCGACTACATCCCTGCGCTCGCCGCCCGTGACGCCCGCGCCTTCGGTATGGCCGTCGCCGAGCTGGACGGCACGGTGTACGGGGTGGGGGACTGGCGGGAGCCGTTCTCCGCGCAGTCCATCAGCAAGGTGTTCACCCTCGCCCTCGACCTGGCGCGTGAGGGCGACGAACTGTGGGAGCACGTGGGCCGCGAGCCCTCCGGCAACCCCTTCAACTCCCTGGTGCAACTGGAGTACGAGAACGGCATCCCGCGCAACCCGTTCATCAACGCCGGCGCCCTGGTGGTCACCGACCGGCTCCAGACCCGTACCGGCGACGCGGCGGGCGAGCTGCTGAGCTTCCTGCGCGCCGAGAGCGGCAACCCCGAGCTGGACTTCGACGAGGAGGTCGCCGCGTCCGAGACCGCGCACGGCGACCGCAACGCGGCCCTCGCCCACTTCATGGCGTCCTACGGCAACGTGGACAACCCGGTGCCGGTCCTGCTGGACCAGTACTTCCGCCAGTGCTCGATCGCGGCCTCCTGCGCCGACCTTGCGCTGGCCACCACGTTCCTCGCCCGGCACGGCATAAGGGCGGACGGCACCCGGCTGCTCGCCAGCAGCCAGGCCAAGCAGGTCAACGCGGTCATGCTGACCTGCGGGACGTACGACGCGGCCGGCGACTTCGCCTACCGCGTGGGCCTGCCCGGCAAGAGCGGTGTGGGCGGCGGCATCATCGCCGTCGTACCGGGCCGGTGCGCGCTGTGCGTGTGGAGCCCCGGACTGGACGAGCGGGGCAACTCGGTGGCCGGCGTGGCGGCCCTGGACCGCTTCACGACCCTCACCGGCCTGTCGGTGTTCTGAGGGGCGTCTCCGGCGACGTCGTGCGGAGCGCGCCCGGGTCGTCGGCCGGTCAGACGCGCGAGGCCCGCTTGTGCCTGAACCGCAGGCCGAGCAGAAGGACCCCCGCGCCCAGGCCGAGGGCGCCCGCGATGGTCCCCGTTTCCGGCCAGTCGGACTCGGCCGGCCGGGGCGCCCCCGCGGATGCCACGACGGCCGCTCCCGGCTTCGTCCCGGGCTTCGCTCCCGTCGACGTGTCGTGCGAGACGGGCCGCAGGGCGTCGAGCGAGCCCACCGGATCGACATGCCCGGCGGCGCCGAACCCCCAGTCCAGGAGTGCGCGCGCCTCCTCGTAGACGGCGTGGCCCGCACCCTGCTGCGGATTCATCACGGTCACCACGAGAGTGCGCCCGTCCCGGTGGGCCGCGGCGACGAGCGTGTTGCCCGCGTTGGTCGTGTAGCCGTTCTTGATGCCGATCAGACCCGGATACGGCGCGACGCCGCCGGCGCCGGTCAGCAGGCGGTTGGTGTTCGCGATCTGGAACGTGCCGCCGTTGCCCGGGAAGGAGGCGTGCGCGGTGGAGCAGTACCGCGCGAAGTCGGGGTTGCGCAGCCCGGCCCGCCCGAACACGGCCAGGTCGTACGCCGAGGAGTTCTGCCCGGGGGCGTCGTAGCCGTCGGGGGAGACGACCGTGGTGTCCAGGGCTCCCAGGGAGCGGGCCTTGGCCTCCATCTGCCGGGCCGTCTGCTCCCAGCCGCCGTTGAGCGCGGCGAGCACGTGCACGGCGTCGTTGCCGGAGTTGAGGAACACCCCGCGCCACAGATCGGCCACCTGGTACGTGTGGCCCTCGACGACCCCCACCATGCTGCTGCCCTCGCCGATGCCCGTCAGCTCCCTGGCGCTGACGGTGTGCCGGATGCCTCCGGGGAAGGACGGCAGCACGGTCAGGGCGAGCAGTGTCTTCAGCGTGCTCGCGGGCGGAAGCCTGCGGTGCGCGTCGTGCGCGGCCATCACCTCGCCGGATTCGGCGTCGGCCACCACCCAGGACAGCGCGGAGACGTCCGGAACCGCGGGCGCCCCGCTGCGGAGCCGGACCTGTGTGCCCTCGTCGTCCAGCACGGCCGGCTGCGGCACCGCCGCCCTCGGCTGCACTATCGCGCCCGGACTTCTGCCGGACGGGCCGACGGCCGCGACCGGAGAGGTCAGCGCCAGGACGGTCACGGCGCAGAGTGCGCAGCTCGATACCGTGGTGCGCGTAGAAAATCTGATCTTCATATCGCAAACCTAGGGACAAATCGGTGCAGGCGTGACGCTGCCCAGAGCCGAACGGGGTTCGCGAGCACCCGGATGTCCTAGCGCGTGCCCTGACGGACGCACAGCGGGTGCGGTGGTGAGGGAGCGCGGAGCGCTCGGCCGGTCGGCCGGCGGGCCTAGCCGGCGGGCAGGGTCGGCTGGACGCGGCGCAGGAACGTGGCGTTGTCGGGTGTGTCGCGCAGCCGCTCCAGCAGTGTTTCCAGACCGGCCTTGCCCTCGCGGCTGCGCAGGGCGCGGCGCAGCCCGCGAACCGCTGTCAACTCGGCCTGGCTGTAAAGGAGTTCCTCACGGCGGGTGCCCGAGGGGTCGATGTCGACGGCCGGGAAGACGCGGCGGTCGGCGAGTTCGCGGTTGAGCCGCAGTTCCATGTTGCCGGTGCTCTTCAGCTCCTCGAAGAAGAAGTCGTCGGCGCGGGATCCGGTCTCCACCAGCGCGGTGGCCAGGATGGTGAGTGAGCCGCCCTCCTCGGCCGACCGCGCGGCACCGAAGAGCCGCTTGGGCCCCTGGAGCGCGCCCGCGTCGACACCGCCGCTGAGGGTGCGTCCGCCCGCCGCGGCCGCGTTGTTGTGGGCCCGGCACAGCCGGGTGAGCGAGTCGAGGAGGATGACCACGTCCTCGCCGGCCTCGACGAGCCGTTTGGCCCGCTCGACGACGAGTTCGGCGAGCGCGATGTGCTGCCTGGGGGACCGGTCGAAGGTGGAGGCGTACACCTCGCCGCGCACGCGGCGCCGCATGTCGGTGACCTCCTCGGGGCGTTCGTCGAGCAGCACCACCATCAGCCGGCACTCGGGATGGTTGCCTGCGACGGCGGTGGCGATCTGCTGGATCAGCACGGTCTTCCCGGTCTTCGGCGGCGCCACGACGAGCCCGCGCTGTCCCCTGCCGACGGGCGCGATCAGGTCGGCGACGCGGCCGGTGAGCCCGGCGGCGGGGTGTTCGAGGTGCAGCCGCTCGCGCGGGTGCAGCGGAGTGAGGTCGTGGAAGCGGCGCCGGGCCCGGGCCTCGTCCGGCGAGCCGCCGCCCACGCTCGTGATCTCGGTGACGGCGTGCTGCTGCCCGAGTACGCCAGCGACGGCGTCGCCCTTGCGCAGGCCGTGGCGGCGGATCAGCGCGGGGGAGAGCCGGGGGTCGGCGGGGGTGGGCAGGAAGTCCTCGCCGCGCAGGTGCCCCTTGCCGGTCGCGTCGATGTCCAGGACACCGGTGACGGAGCGGGGGGCCGCGGACGGCTGCCGCGGTGCGGCGGGGCGTTCGAGGGTGATGGTCATGGGCGAAGGTCCTTTCGCGGACGGACGGCACGGGGTGTGCGAGGGGAAGGAGAAGCCGCGACAGGGAGGCGTGGAGCACTGCCTCCGGCGGAAGACACCACCTCGGTCGCGGCGCGCTGCCCGGCAGGGCGGAGAGCGTCGCTCACGGAGAGGGTGGGAGAACAGATCGCGCCGACCGCGACAGGTGCGGCGGCACGGTGAACTGATGAAGAACCGCACCGGCGCCCACAACGGGGCGTACACAGGTGCTGACCGAAGGGTACCACCCGGCTCGCCCGCGGTGGTGGTTCCGCCGGCGGAAGAGCGCGCCGCCGCGCTCCGGCGGCAGTGATCTGCGCCACTCCCGGCCGCCTGCCCGTGACGTTCGCCGACCGCGGCGCGCTGAAAGGACCGGCCACCCCAGTGACGGGTGTGCCTCCCGACTTTCTTCTCTGGGCCGTTTCGGGCCTGTGGGGGTGGATTCGCCGTGAGCCGTCGTACGTCGCATGCGTACCGACCGCTGAGCATGAAGAGACGGGCGTGGCTGACGCTCGGTGCCGTCGTCCTCGGGGGCGGGGGCATCGTGACGTATGCCGTCGCCAGCCCTTCGGGCGACCACGGCGCCGCGGGCCGGGCCAAGCGTCCGCCGAAGGTCTACGACCTCGCGCTGAAGGGCGACACGGACGCCAGGCGTGAACTGCCTCGCACCGACACCCAGGAGTTCTCGCTGCTCGGGGTCACCTGGACGGGTGCCACCAAGCGGCTGCACGGTACGGCGCAGGTGCGTACCCGGAGCACGGCGAGCGGCGAGTGGAGCGACTGGCGCGACCTCGAACTGGAGGCCGACCCGCTGGAGAAGCCCGGCCGCGGAGTGCGTGGCGCGTCCGAGCCGCTGTGGGTCGGGCCCTCCGACGGTGTTCAGGTGCAGATCGTCCGCAGGAACGGCACCACCGCCCCGATGCCCAAGGGGCTCAAGGTCAACCTGGTCGATCCGGGCGTGGTGACCGACGCCGAGACCAAGGCTCCCACCGGGAGCGAGCCGGCCGCCTTCGTCGCCGGGGCCACTACCGACCCGACGAGCGCCGACACCACGCCGCCGCCCGCCACCCCGACGGCTCCGCCGTCCACCGTCCCCGAGCCGCCGATCGTCTCGCGCGCCGGCTGGGGCGCCGACGAGTCGCTCAGCCCCGACCCGTCGGAGTACAACGCCGACGTGAAGGCCGTGTTCGTCCACCACACGGACGGCGCCGCCTACACGTGCGACCAGTCGGCGTCGATCGTGCGCGGCATCTATGCGTTCCACACGCACGCAGAGCCGAGCGGCAACGGCTGGAACGACATCGGCTACAACTTCCTGGTCGACAAGTGCGGCACCGTCTTCGAGGGCCGCAAGGGCGGTGTCGGCCTGCCGGTCCTCGGCGCCCACACCTACGGCTGGAACCGGGAGTCCACCGGCATCGCGGTGCTCGGCGACTACACCTCCACCAGCGCCTCCAGCGCCGCGCTGGCCTCCGTCGCCCGCGTGGCGGCCTGGAAGCTCGGCCAGTACGGCGCCGACCCCGCCGGTACCGTCCAGCTCACCACGGCCGCCACCCAGAGGAACCTCTCCGGCACCAGCTTCACCGCGGGCGGCACGTACACCTTCAACCGGATCTCCGGCCACCGCGACGGCTACGCCACCGAGTGCCCCGGCAATTCCCTGTACGCCCAGCTGCCCACCATCCGCTCCTGGGCGGCCGGTCCGGTGCAGGGCCTGAAGGTCGCCTCGGTCACCGGCGCGACCCTGTCGGGCTCGACGTACTACGCCAAGGGCGCCCTCACCGTGAAGTGGACGGCGACCACGCCGGGCTCGCTCATCAAGAACTTCCAGCTGCTGGTGGACGGCAGGACGGTCGCCACCACGTCCGGCACCGCCACCTCCGCCTCGGCCACGGTGGCGGCGGGCAAGCACACCGTGGCCGTACGGGCCGTGCACCAGTCCGGGAAGACCACGACCACCGCCGCGCTGAACGTCGCGGCGGAGACGACTGCGCCGACCTTCACCACCACGCCGAAGCTCGCCCTGCGCGGCGGCACCGTCAACACCGCCGCCGTCCCGGTGACTCTCAGCTGGAAGGCCACGGACGACACGGCCCTGCGCTCCGTGCAGCTGCTGTCCCCGACCACGGCCACCTTCGGCCCGACCACCACCAGCTCCGCCCGCACCGCCAAGTCCGGCACCGCCTCCACCTGGTCGATGCGCGCCGACGACTACGCCGGCAACTCCCGTACGTCGTCCGCGTCGTACACGCCCGTGATCCTCCAGGAGAGCTCCGCCGCCAAGTCCGGCAGCTGGACCACCCGCTCGTCGAGCAGCTACCTCGGCGGCAAGTCGTACTCCAGCGGCTCCAAGGGCGCCAGTCTCACCTGGACCTTCACCGGCCGCTCCGCCGCCTGGGTGGTCTCCCGCGCCTCGACCTCCGGCCAGGCCTACGTCTACGTCGACGGCACCAAGGTCGCCACGGTGGACCTGAAGTCCTCCGCGACGCAGTATCGGCAGGCCATCTGGACCAAGACCTGGTCCAGCAGTGCCAAGCACACCGTCAAGATCGTCGTGGTCGGCACCTCCGGCCGCCCCACCATCACCACGGACGGCCTCGTCTACATCAAGTAGCCGTCCCGCCCCCACCCACCCGGTGCGGGCAACACCCGAGCCCGGCAGCCGCCCACCAGCGGCTGCCGGGCTCGGCGTTTCAGGGATGACGCCCTGGGCGTCAGGCGTACGACCGCAGCCAGCGGAGCTTGGCCGCCTCCTGGTACGGGCCACCGCCCTCGTGGTCGTTGAAGTCGTACACCTCGATCCGCTTGTCCTCGTGCGCCCAGGCGTTGAACGCGGCGAACACCGTGGACGGCGGGCAGGTCTGGTCCTCCAGGGCGGCCGAGAAGAACGCGGGCGTGCGGCCGCGGGCGGCGAAGTGCACGCCGTCGAAGTACGACAGTGTGCGCAGGGCGTCCTCGGCGCGGCCCCGGTGGGTCTTGAGGTAGAGGCCGATCTCCCGGTACGGGTGGCGGTCGGTCAGCGTCGTCCCGCGCGGGTAGTCGCACAGGAACGGCACGTCCGGCGCGATCGCGACCAGGTCCGGCACCAGGCCGCCCACCGCGATCGTGATGCCGCCGCCCTGGCTCTCGCCGATCGCCACGATCCGCCCCGCGTCGGTCAGCGGGTGCGAGCGCGCCGCCTCGATCGCCCGCACCGCGTCGGTGAACACCCGGCGGTAGTAGTAGTTCTCCGGCGCGTCCAGACCGCGGGTCATGAAGCCGGGGTACGCCGGGGCGCCGCCGACCGGGTCGGGGGTGCCGCCCCCGCCGCCCCAGGCGCTGCCCTGCCCGCGCGTGTCCATCACGAAGTGCGCGCGGCCCGTCGACGCCCACAGCAGGTGCTCGTGCGGCAGGCCGCGCCCGCCGCCGTAGCCGACGAACTCCACGACCAGCGGCAGCGGCGCGTCGACCCGTGCGGGCAGCGTCAGCCAGCCCTTGACCGGGTGCCCGCCGAAGCCGGCGAAGGTCACGTCGTACACCTTCACCGTCGTCAGTCCCGTCTCCACCAGGTCGAACCGGGCGTCCAGGTCGTGCTCGCGGGCCTCCTGGAGCGTCTTGGACCAGAAGGCGTCGAAGTCCTCGGGCTCGACGGACGAACTGCGGTACTCGCGGAGCTCGTCGAGGGGAAGGTCGAACAGGGCCATCAACAACCGCCTTCGCGAAGAGACTGTGGAGGTCACACCGTACGGCCCCGGTACGGGCCGCCGTCAGTTCAGGCGTACGATCCCGACGCGGTTTCAGGGGGTGGCCCGACGGCCCCCGGCCACGTCAGGTGCCGTCCTCGTCCCGGCCGTGCCAGGCGTTGTAACGGGTCAGGTAGCCCGCGAAGCGTTCGAGGTCGTCCTCCGGCCAGCCGGCCAGGCGCTCGCGGAAGGCCGCACGGCGGCTCTCGGTGACCCGGGCGAGGATCCGCCGCCCGGCGGCCGTCAGGTGGAGCACCTGGACGCGGTGGTCGCCGGGGTCGGTACGGCGCTCGACGAGGCCGGCACGCTCCAGGGCGGACACCTGCCGGCTGACGGTGGACTTGTCCAGCGCGTAGTGGGCGGCCAGGTCGGTGGCCCGGCAGCCGCCGCTCTCCTCCAGATGCCCGAGCAGTGTGTACGACACCAGCGACAGTTCGGGGTGCATGCGTCCCGCCGAGGCCCGGGCCCGGCGGGCGAAGACCGTCATCTCGCGGTGGATGGTCTCGACGGCCGTCTCGCCGGCGGGCGTCCGCCGTGTGCCGGCGCTCTCGTCCGGCTCTGTCGCTGCGGTCACCGAATACCTCCCCTGCTCTTCCGGTTGCATAGTACAACTGGCCTGGGGGGTGCGGGCCGGCCACCGGAGGGGACGAAGAGGGGGTCGGTGTCCGAGCGTTGGGGTAGGGTGACCTGCGGCCGTGGAGGGTCCCGGTCGCAGGAAGCCGAGGAGGTGAGACCCATTACCGCTGTGTCAGGTCGGGTGCTCTCCCCTCGCGACGGCGCGGATCACCGTCGGTAGGTGACCGCGGGAGCGCCCTCTTCGGCTCCCGAAAGGCCCCGGCATTCCATGCCTGTACTCCCTCCCTTCTCCGCCTCGTCCCCTTCGTCCGACTCTTCCGCCTCCCCGCCTGCCGGTTCCCCGCCCGCCGGGGTGGTCGCCGCGCTGCGGGCCGCCGGCTGTGTGTTCGCCGAGGAGGAGGCGGAACTGATCCTCACCGGCGCGCGCACACCACGGGAACTGGCCGCCCTGGTGGAGCGGCGCGTCGCCGGATTCCCCCTCGAACAGGTCCTCGGCTGGGCCGGGTTCCACGGTCTGCGGATCGCCGTGGAACCGGGCGTCTTCGTGCCGCGGCGCCGTACCGAGTTCCTGGTCGACCAGGCGGTGGCCCGGTCC from Streptomyces sp. 6-11-2 encodes:
- a CDS encoding MarR family winged helix-turn-helix transcriptional regulator; this translates as MTAATEPDESAGTRRTPAGETAVETIHREMTVFARRARASAGRMHPELSLVSYTLLGHLEESGGCRATDLAAHYALDKSTVSRQVSALERAGLVERRTDPGDHRVQVLHLTAAGRRILARVTESRRAAFRERLAGWPEDDLERFAGYLTRYNAWHGRDEDGT
- a CDS encoding peptidoglycan recognition protein; translation: MPKGLKVNLVDPGVVTDAETKAPTGSEPAAFVAGATTDPTSADTTPPPATPTAPPSTVPEPPIVSRAGWGADESLSPDPSEYNADVKAVFVHHTDGAAYTCDQSASIVRGIYAFHTHAEPSGNGWNDIGYNFLVDKCGTVFEGRKGGVGLPVLGAHTYGWNRESTGIAVLGDYTSTSASSAALASVARVAAWKLGQYGADPAGTVQLTTAATQRNLSGTSFTAGGTYTFNRISGHRDGYATECPGNSLYAQLPTIRSWAAGPVQGLKVASVTGATLSGSTYYAKGALTVKWTATTPGSLIKNFQLLVDGRTVATTSGTATSASATVAAGKHTVAVRAVHQSGKTTTTAALNVAAETTAPTFTTTPKLALRGGTVNTAAVPVTLSWKATDDTALRSVQLLSPTTATFGPTTTSSARTAKSGTASTWSMRADDYAGNSRTSSASYTPVILQESSAAKSGSWTTRSSSSYLGGKSYSSGSKGASLTWTFTGRSAAWVVSRASTSGQAYVYVDGTKVATVDLKSSATQYRQAIWTKTWSSSAKHTVKIVVVGTSGRPTITTDGLVYIK
- a CDS encoding acetylxylan esterase; this encodes MALFDLPLDELREYRSSSVEPEDFDAFWSKTLQEAREHDLDARFDLVETGLTTVKVYDVTFAGFGGHPVKGWLTLPARVDAPLPLVVEFVGYGGGRGLPHEHLLWASTGRAHFVMDTRGQGSAWGGGGGTPDPVGGAPAYPGFMTRGLDAPENYYYRRVFTDAVRAIEAARSHPLTDAGRIVAIGESQGGGITIAVGGLVPDLVAIAPDVPFLCDYPRGTTLTDRHPYREIGLYLKTHRGRAEDALRTLSYFDGVHFAARGRTPAFFSAALEDQTCPPSTVFAAFNAWAHEDKRIEVYDFNDHEGGGPYQEAAKLRWLRSYA